One Chitinivibrionia bacterium DNA segment encodes these proteins:
- a CDS encoding SiaB family protein kinase translates to MNIPKYCKMLQDNNIEVIYTGPIWADGIDGMAKMLLKRLEFDGIPFGASQSVFSVFVEQMNNMMMYSAEKEQHVNNDGVKTEAAKGIFILGIKNSTYFIQTGNAVKASSAKILKERIDRLNNMDKKELRQYYGERINSDNSNPESRGAGVGLIEIARRASSPIEYELEPLDNDLQYFTMYVKIKQGEKDNNDEY, encoded by the coding sequence ATGAACATACCAAAATACTGCAAAATGTTGCAAGACAATAACATCGAAGTCATTTACACAGGTCCCATTTGGGCTGACGGCATTGACGGAATGGCAAAAATGCTGCTCAAACGCCTCGAATTCGACGGCATTCCGTTTGGCGCTTCGCAGTCGGTTTTTTCGGTATTTGTGGAACAAATGAACAATATGATGATGTATTCCGCCGAAAAAGAGCAGCACGTCAATAACGACGGCGTAAAAACGGAAGCGGCAAAAGGAATATTTATTTTAGGAATTAAGAATTCGACGTATTTTATTCAAACGGGAAACGCCGTTAAAGCAAGTAGCGCCAAAATACTTAAAGAGCGCATAGACCGTCTGAACAATATGGATAAAAAAGAACTGCGCCAATATTACGGCGAACGTATTAACTCGGACAACAGCAATCCCGAAAGCAGGGGCGCGGGAGTCGGACTTATCGAAATAGCCCGCCGCGCGTCGTCCCCCATAGAATACGAATTAGAGCCGCTTGATAACGATTTGCAGTATTTTACGATGTATGTTAAAATAAAACAAGGCGAAAAGGATAATAATGACGAATATTGA
- the truB gene encoding tRNA pseudouridine(55) synthase TruB yields MTNIEPKNFTDGFLLINKPQGPTSFNIVAKIRKKFMIKKVGHCGTLDPLAEGLLVVAIGRSATRLIQYLKDDKTYEFGINFGKQTATGDREGETVKECDNIPTEEQLKEAIPKFIGEISQIPPAFSAIKIDGKRAYQLAREGKEVEMKPRKITIASLTMQTFNAAQKTASFTVDCSSGTYVRTLAEDIAKQCGSLGHCSFIKRTRVGDFLLENAVSTEEATVDDLISIEDVERVCKKA; encoded by the coding sequence ATGACGAATATTGAACCAAAAAATTTTACAGATGGATTTTTGTTAATAAATAAGCCCCAAGGTCCCACATCTTTCAACATTGTAGCAAAAATCCGAAAGAAATTTATGATAAAAAAAGTAGGACATTGCGGAACTCTCGACCCGCTCGCCGAGGGACTTTTGGTAGTCGCAATCGGCAGGTCGGCAACGCGCCTTATTCAATACCTGAAAGACGACAAAACCTACGAATTCGGCATAAATTTCGGCAAGCAAACCGCAACAGGCGACCGCGAAGGCGAAACCGTAAAAGAATGCGACAACATTCCGACCGAAGAGCAATTAAAAGAAGCAATTCCCAAGTTCATCGGAGAAATTTCGCAAATTCCGCCCGCATTTTCCGCCATAAAAATAGACGGAAAACGCGCGTATCAATTAGCAAGAGAGGGCAAAGAAGTAGAAATGAAGCCGAGAAAAATAACTATCGCTTCATTAACTATGCAGACTTTCAACGCCGCCCAAAAAACCGCAAGCTTTACAGTGGACTGCTCAAGCGGCACATACGTCCGCACCTTAGCCGAAGACATCGCCAAACAATGCGGCTCACTCGGACATTGCTCTTTCATAAAACGCACAAGAGTAGGCGATTTTTTACTTGAGAATGCAGTTTCGACGGAAGAGGCGACGGTGGACGATTTGATTTCGATTGAGGATGTAGAGAGGGTGTGTAAAAAAGCGTAA
- a CDS encoding DUF5618 family protein has protein sequence MTREEQNIFLSKEYTEALRYMDNANEALQKAKKEDERYYKDGKYVRTACGVAYLGVLVALDAWFEMKGVENPKKSNRKSIDFYKRYISQFDKKMANCFDTVYNVLHLYGYYDGTKNVKTIQSGFEAAYDVIEKIKPENPVEIKESKSNGLKRAVDKLLITISVMFK, from the coding sequence ATGACAAGAGAAGAGCAAAACATCTTTTTAAGCAAAGAATACACCGAGGCATTGCGTTATATGGATAACGCAAATGAGGCGTTGCAAAAAGCAAAAAAAGAAGACGAGAGATATTACAAAGACGGAAAATATGTGCGAACTGCTTGCGGAGTTGCATATTTGGGTGTTTTAGTCGCTCTTGACGCTTGGTTTGAAATGAAAGGCGTAGAAAATCCGAAGAAAAGCAATAGAAAATCAATAGATTTCTACAAAAGATACATTTCCCAATTTGACAAAAAAATGGCAAATTGCTTTGATACGGTTTATAATGTTCTACATTTATACGGCTATTACGACGGAACAAAAAACGTAAAAACAATTCAATCTGGATTTGAAGCCGCCTACGATGTAATAGAAAAAATCAAACCGGAAAATCCTGTGGAAATTAAAGAAAGCAAGTCAAACGGATTAAAAAGAGCGGTAGATAAACTGCTAATCACAATTTCCGTAATGTTCAAATAA
- the rpsU gene encoding 30S ribosomal protein S21, with amino-acid sequence MNGVFVKETEPFERAVKRFSKVCERAGLVSDIKKNRYFEKPSETKKRANNAAKRKQIREDRRKTFSTRSR; translated from the coding sequence ATGAATGGAGTTTTTGTAAAAGAGACAGAGCCGTTTGAAAGAGCGGTAAAACGTTTTTCAAAAGTTTGTGAGAGAGCGGGTTTAGTTTCGGACATCAAAAAAAATCGTTATTTTGAAAAACCGAGCGAAACAAAAAAAAGAGCTAATAATGCTGCAAAACGCAAGCAAATCCGCGAAGACAGAAGAAAAACATTTTCTACACGTTCGCGTTAA
- a CDS encoding PASTA domain-containing protein, translating into MSSKYSFSVSVKNFWLVVLPLAFLMLIIGGAAGFLIVDNVIMPRFTDLQNRNDVIVPDLVGMDVERAAQTAFDLGLRTIRNRREFSDFEPHNSVIGQEPKVGETVKRGRHIFLTLSRGPEVAQIPTVEGLAEGPSRSELRRAGFENLSSRHVFNERIPLNAVIETQPAAGTRISRDGPVVIMISRGPTPTHANVPNVVGEMLSEARSTIESRGLRIGRVRYEESRIMSAGQVISQSLTPGTDVILESTIDVVVAAER; encoded by the coding sequence ATGAGTTCGAAATATTCTTTTAGTGTTTCTGTGAAAAATTTTTGGTTAGTAGTGCTTCCACTGGCGTTTTTAATGCTTATCATTGGCGGCGCGGCAGGATTTTTGATAGTCGATAACGTTATTATGCCGAGATTTACCGACTTGCAAAACCGAAACGACGTAATAGTTCCCGACCTTGTCGGTATGGACGTAGAGCGCGCGGCGCAAACAGCATTTGACTTGGGACTGAGAACAATCAGAAACAGACGAGAATTTTCGGACTTTGAACCGCATAATTCTGTTATCGGGCAAGAGCCCAAAGTTGGCGAAACCGTAAAGCGGGGTCGCCACATTTTTCTTACCTTGAGCAGAGGACCTGAGGTCGCACAAATCCCTACGGTAGAAGGGCTTGCCGAAGGACCGTCGAGGTCGGAATTACGCCGAGCAGGCTTTGAAAACCTTTCGTCGCGCCACGTTTTTAACGAAAGAATTCCGCTTAACGCCGTAATAGAAACGCAACCCGCCGCAGGAACGAGAATTTCCCGCGACGGTCCGGTTGTGATTATGATTTCAAGAGGACCTACCCCCACGCACGCCAACGTTCCGAACGTGGTCGGAGAAATGCTTTCGGAAGCGCGTTCCACAATCGAAAGCAGAGGGCTGAGAATTGGAAGAGTGCGCTATGAGGAAAGCAGAATTATGTCCGCGGGTCAGGTAATTTCTCAGTCGCTAACCCCCGGAACTGACGTAATCTTAGAAAGTACGATAGATGTTGTCGTTGCGGCGGAAAGATAA
- a CDS encoding tetratricopeptide repeat protein — MLSLRRKDNFSFAVIAFIAVLLLTALSGCRSNAGHNLTPAEQAQKTQDSISFLELASEYFIEGNNALRLGDTLLALNFFETAFMLDTNSNFLRNRVIEVAIVSSVPESAVMVIQRGRPLSEVDDDELRQLTAIFLRFRAYPQAFEALSAIREKNRNDTIIIARMAMAENLIILGSLFNARSEHDSAIIAFNRVLDLGIKTTEVLFGLGVASERIGEFERAINYFKEVLAMNPRHPIAANNLAYMWAERGINLDEAMFLVRIALEDEPDNGAYLDTYGWILFNKGRYEEALPPLLRAAELLPEEYVVFYHIARTYLALGDKDNALKFFKFTNETFTDNPDFERIAEFISTLSE; from the coding sequence ATGTTGTCGTTGCGGCGGAAAGATAATTTTTCGTTCGCAGTAATAGCGTTTATCGCCGTCCTGCTTTTGACGGCTCTCAGCGGCTGTCGTTCAAATGCAGGTCATAATTTAACCCCCGCAGAACAAGCGCAAAAAACACAAGACAGTATATCATTCTTGGAGTTGGCTTCGGAGTATTTTATAGAAGGCAACAATGCCCTACGTTTGGGCGACACGCTTTTAGCGCTTAATTTTTTTGAAACCGCGTTTATGCTTGACACAAATTCCAACTTTTTGCGAAACAGAGTTATTGAAGTCGCCATAGTAAGTAGCGTTCCCGAAAGTGCGGTTATGGTAATACAACGCGGACGACCATTGTCGGAAGTAGATGACGATGAACTGCGACAACTTACCGCCATCTTTTTGCGTTTTCGCGCGTACCCCCAAGCATTTGAAGCGCTAAGCGCAATAAGAGAAAAAAACAGAAACGATACAATTATTATCGCCAGAATGGCAATGGCTGAAAATTTGATAATACTCGGCTCGCTTTTTAATGCCCGAAGTGAACACGATTCCGCAATTATCGCTTTTAACAGAGTTTTGGACTTGGGTATAAAAACCACCGAAGTACTTTTCGGCTTAGGGGTTGCAAGCGAAAGGATCGGCGAGTTTGAGCGGGCAATAAATTACTTCAAAGAAGTTCTTGCAATGAACCCAAGGCACCCGATTGCCGCAAATAATCTGGCTTATATGTGGGCAGAACGCGGAATAAATCTCGATGAAGCGATGTTCTTGGTAAGAATTGCCCTCGAAGATGAGCCCGACAACGGTGCATATTTAGACACTTACGGTTGGATTTTGTTTAATAAAGGACGATACGAAGAAGCGCTCCCCCCGCTTTTGCGAGCGGCAGAGTTGTTGCCCGAAGAATATGTTGTGTTTTATCATATAGCAAGGACGTATTTGGCGCTCGGCGATAAAGACAACGCCCTTAAATTTTTCAAATTCACCAACGAAACTTTCACAGATAATCCGGATTTTGAACGGATAGCGGAATTTATTTCAACCCTTTCAGAATAA
- a CDS encoding CDP-alcohol phosphatidyltransferase family protein — protein MNIAMYLTGSRLITGALFAYFFINAVSQTGEIINITFLNAALICVILLELSDAFDGVAARAQNKVSDLGKIFDPICDAISRQTIFLSFLLVSAIPIWAFLAFLYRDSLIYLLRIMAAKDGTVLAASGSGKFKAIMQAVATFLIIGVFYLQYFEVKFPYTVLSFPISYYIIAVPTILSVLSGIEYYKRNWGVILKGLK, from the coding sequence ATGAATATTGCAATGTATTTAACAGGAAGTCGCCTGATTACCGGCGCATTGTTTGCTTATTTCTTTATAAACGCCGTTTCTCAAACGGGCGAAATCATAAATATTACCTTTTTGAACGCGGCGCTGATTTGCGTTATCCTTCTCGAACTTTCCGACGCTTTTGACGGAGTAGCCGCCCGAGCGCAAAATAAAGTAAGCGATTTGGGCAAAATTTTCGACCCGATTTGCGACGCAATTTCGCGCCAAACCATATTTTTGTCGTTTTTGCTTGTTTCTGCAATTCCGATTTGGGCGTTTTTGGCATTTTTGTATCGCGACTCTCTCATTTACTTACTCCGAATTATGGCGGCAAAAGACGGCACTGTCTTAGCGGCAAGCGGTAGCGGGAAGTTTAAGGCTATAATGCAGGCGGTCGCCACATTTTTGATTATAGGAGTTTTTTATCTGCAATATTTTGAGGTGAAATTTCCATACACTGTTTTATCGTTCCCGATTTCGTACTATATAATAGCGGTGCCCACAATACTCTCCGTTCTTTCGGGAATAGAATATTATAAGCGCAACTGGGGCGTTATTCTGAAAGGGTTGAAATAA
- a CDS encoding CTP synthase, with amino-acid sequence MPKVPRYVFVTGGVVSSLGKGIVAASIGLLLKSRGFKIANQKLDPYLNVDPGAMDPKEHGEVFVTEDGAETDLDLGYYERFTDIETSRNSSYSAGRIYDTVLKKERKGGEYFGKTVQVVPHIVNEIQDAIRSIADEDTDIVIVEIGGTVGDIEGYPFLEALRLFQQKEGRENTYFIHVSLVPYLRKADEIKTKPTQHSVAKLREIGIIPNMLVCRSEKPLDSDIREKLGLFCNVDTNSVLESPDVNHTIYECPIEFAKQNIDTQILKHFGINGYQDKKIGEWEEYIKNIQDISEGKDEVVIALVGKYTEVLDAYKSIYESLIYAAASLKTRVVINMISARLLETNKIGDYSKAEELLCKADGILLGGGFDKKLTEGKIVAAKYARQNNIPYFGIGLGMQMAVVEYARNVLGYEDADSRECNKNTSKQIFDKCATTRLGSFPCKLQEGSLAHKLYGENDINERHRQRYEFNNEYREELAKNGLVFSGFSPDGELVEVVELPTHPFFIGVQYHPEFKSRPVKPHPLFVGFIEAAIKKKGNAK; translated from the coding sequence ATGCCAAAAGTACCAAGATATGTATTCGTAACAGGCGGAGTAGTTTCTTCTTTAGGAAAAGGAATTGTCGCCGCATCAATAGGACTGCTGCTTAAATCGAGAGGGTTCAAGATAGCCAACCAAAAATTAGACCCATACCTGAACGTTGACCCGGGAGCGATGGATCCAAAAGAACACGGTGAAGTCTTTGTAACCGAAGACGGCGCAGAAACCGATTTGGATTTGGGATATTATGAGAGATTTACAGATATTGAAACCAGCAGAAACTCAAGTTATAGCGCGGGAAGAATTTATGATACCGTTCTAAAAAAAGAACGCAAAGGCGGAGAGTATTTCGGAAAAACCGTTCAGGTTGTGCCGCATATAGTTAATGAAATCCAAGACGCAATCAGAAGCATTGCCGACGAAGACACCGATATAGTAATTGTAGAAATCGGCGGAACAGTAGGCGATATTGAGGGGTATCCGTTTTTGGAAGCGCTTCGTCTGTTTCAGCAAAAAGAAGGCAGAGAAAACACATATTTTATACACGTGTCGCTCGTGCCGTATTTGAGAAAAGCAGACGAAATCAAGACAAAACCGACGCAACACTCGGTTGCAAAACTTCGCGAAATCGGTATAATCCCGAATATGCTTGTGTGCCGCAGTGAAAAACCGTTAGACAGCGACATTAGAGAGAAGCTCGGTTTATTTTGCAACGTAGATACAAACAGCGTTTTGGAATCGCCCGATGTTAATCATACAATTTACGAATGCCCCATTGAATTTGCCAAGCAGAATATTGACACACAAATTCTTAAGCATTTTGGCATAAACGGTTATCAGGATAAAAAGATTGGAGAATGGGAAGAATATATAAAAAACATTCAGGATATATCGGAAGGAAAAGATGAAGTAGTAATCGCGCTTGTCGGAAAATACACAGAAGTCCTGGATGCCTACAAATCTATATATGAGTCGCTTATTTATGCCGCGGCAAGTCTGAAAACTCGTGTTGTAATAAATATGATAAGCGCAAGATTGCTCGAAACAAACAAAATCGGCGATTACTCAAAAGCAGAAGAGTTGCTCTGCAAGGCGGACGGTATCTTGCTCGGCGGCGGCTTCGACAAAAAATTGACCGAAGGAAAAATAGTCGCGGCAAAATACGCTCGCCAAAACAACATTCCGTATTTTGGAATTGGTTTGGGAATGCAAATGGCAGTCGTGGAATACGCAAGAAACGTACTCGGGTACGAAGACGCCGACAGCCGAGAGTGCAACAAAAACACAAGTAAACAAATATTCGATAAATGTGCAACTACGCGACTTGGCTCATTTCCCTGTAAATTGCAGGAGGGTTCGCTCGCGCATAAACTTTACGGCGAAAATGACATAAACGAAAGACATCGCCAACGCTACGAGTTTAACAACGAATACAGAGAAGAATTAGCAAAGAACGGTCTTGTTTTTTCGGGATTTTCTCCCGACGGAGAACTTGTGGAAGTCGTAGAATTGCCAACGCACCCGTTTTTTATAGGAGTTCAATATCACCCTGAATTTAAATCCAGACCCGTAAAACCGCACCCGCTTTTTGTAGGATTTATTGAGGCGGCAATAAAAAAGAAAGGTAATGCAAAATGA
- the purF gene encoding amidophosphoribosyltransferase translates to MIEDSIFDCEKPKEECGIFGVFNRPDAAELTYLGLYALQHRGQQGAGIACSDGEKMSRYTGSGLVRDVFANEKILESLQGIHAIGHNRYSADTLAMNSQPILAKYKYGQLAAAHNGYLTNANFLRENMENDGAIFTTTTDTEVVMHLIARSKADTLAGAIKVALSLVEGAYSMVFLNNDQMFAARDPLGIRPLAIGKLGDNFVISSETCAFDLIEAELVREVEPGEIIMISKNGLESIHTFPNMAKRHAHCIFEYIYFSRPDSIVFNESVEHIRRAFGRQLAIEHDIPEGADFVMGVPDSANTAALGYSEGANLPFQLGLIRNHYVGRTFIRAGQSDRDFGVKVKFNPIAAHLKDKIVVIVDDSVVRGTTMRKIIKLVRNAQPKEIHLRISSPPVINPCFYGVDMANKEKFIANNRTLEEIREYLKVDSIQFLTVEGMLSVFPENVRKNYCCACFNGDYPICIQNCFEEPMSTGDQVLMF, encoded by the coding sequence ATGATTGAAGATAGTATATTTGACTGCGAAAAACCTAAAGAAGAATGCGGAATATTCGGAGTGTTTAACCGCCCCGATGCCGCCGAATTAACTTATTTGGGACTTTACGCTCTGCAACACAGAGGACAACAAGGCGCAGGAATTGCGTGTTCGGACGGCGAAAAAATGAGCCGATACACAGGGTCGGGTTTAGTAAGAGACGTGTTCGCAAACGAAAAAATATTAGAAAGTTTGCAAGGAATACACGCTATCGGGCACAATCGCTATTCCGCAGATACTCTCGCTATGAACTCTCAACCGATTTTGGCAAAATATAAATACGGACAACTTGCCGCCGCGCACAACGGCTACCTTACAAACGCAAACTTTTTACGCGAAAATATGGAAAACGACGGCGCTATTTTTACAACAACTACCGACACCGAAGTCGTTATGCACCTAATAGCAAGAAGTAAAGCTGATACGTTGGCAGGAGCAATAAAAGTCGCGCTTAGTTTGGTAGAAGGCGCTTACTCTATGGTTTTTTTAAACAACGACCAAATGTTTGCCGCAAGAGACCCGCTCGGAATAAGACCTTTGGCAATAGGAAAATTAGGCGATAATTTCGTGATAAGCTCGGAAACCTGCGCTTTTGATTTGATAGAAGCCGAACTTGTGCGAGAAGTAGAGCCGGGAGAAATTATAATGATAAGCAAAAATGGTCTTGAATCGATACACACTTTTCCAAATATGGCAAAAAGACACGCACACTGCATTTTTGAATATATATATTTTTCGCGCCCCGATTCCATAGTTTTTAACGAAAGCGTTGAACACATCAGACGAGCATTCGGCAGACAACTTGCAATAGAGCACGATATTCCCGAGGGCGCAGATTTTGTAATGGGAGTTCCCGATTCCGCCAACACAGCGGCGTTGGGATATTCGGAAGGCGCAAATCTCCCGTTTCAACTTGGACTTATCCGAAACCATTATGTCGGCAGAACGTTTATCAGAGCGGGGCAAAGCGACAGAGATTTCGGTGTAAAAGTGAAATTTAATCCGATTGCCGCACACCTGAAAGACAAGATTGTCGTAATAGTCGATGACTCGGTTGTTCGCGGGACAACAATGCGAAAAATAATTAAACTTGTGCGAAACGCGCAGCCAAAAGAAATTCACCTGCGAATATCATCGCCGCCCGTTATAAACCCCTGTTTTTACGGCGTGGATATGGCAAACAAGGAAAAATTCATCGCGAACAACAGAACACTGGAAGAAATCAGAGAATACCTGAAAGTCGATTCGATACAATTCCTTACCGTAGAGGGAATGCTTTCGGTTTTTCCTGAAAATGTGCGCAAAAATTATTGTTGTGCTTGTTTCAACGGCGATTATCCGATATGCATACAAAATTGCTTTGAAGAGCCAATGAGCACAGGCGACCAAGTTCTGATGTTTTAA
- the rpoN gene encoding RNA polymerase factor sigma-54, with amino-acid sequence MNLTFGLEAGLGQKQMQTAQMIQVMSTIQQSALQLEQYIRQEIELNPLLEISDEQNFSEIEEATGVRDDDGELCLDENLIDSNSALQDGYEFSDELQSDETYYDQEKRNYAESLHQYEIGLEDKLKTQIIDMDLTKSVQKVALYLVGELDDNGFLNPDYEQIKERFEVNFQEIEQAIIAIQTCEPTGIGAANLKECLLLQLDKLGYDDDDLIYKIIQKTWDNFIHGKITALAKKYEVEPSEIQETLQIVKQLSMSPAKQEEPDDNEPIIPDLTVRYLNGEWKVAANDGFLPNLQINQQYSDMLKRQFKADRDTKDFIRDKYNKADWLIKAVEQRRTTMIVVMYAIIKRQSEFFTMQKSERHLVPMILSDIAADTGLDESTVSRATNSKYVITPFGTFEMKYFFSEVVIKNKQSEDGGDISTAKIKEKLKELIEEEDKSEPLSDEQLAKELEKAGLAVARRTVAKYREQMEFATARLRKRY; translated from the coding sequence TTGAATTTAACGTTTGGATTGGAAGCAGGGCTTGGACAAAAGCAAATGCAGACCGCCCAAATGATACAGGTAATGAGTACTATTCAGCAGAGCGCCCTTCAGTTAGAGCAATATATTCGTCAGGAGATAGAACTAAACCCGCTTTTGGAAATATCGGACGAGCAGAATTTCTCTGAAATCGAAGAGGCAACAGGAGTACGCGACGACGACGGCGAACTCTGCCTTGATGAAAATCTCATCGACAGTAATTCCGCCCTGCAAGACGGCTATGAATTCAGCGACGAGCTTCAAAGCGACGAAACCTACTACGACCAAGAAAAGCGCAATTACGCCGAAAGTTTGCACCAATACGAAATCGGCTTGGAAGACAAACTGAAAACACAAATTATAGATATGGATTTGACTAAATCCGTGCAAAAAGTCGCTCTTTATTTGGTTGGCGAACTCGACGACAACGGATTTTTGAACCCCGATTACGAGCAGATAAAGGAACGTTTTGAAGTAAATTTCCAAGAAATAGAACAAGCGATAATTGCAATTCAAACCTGTGAGCCGACAGGAATAGGCGCGGCAAATCTTAAAGAATGCCTTCTTTTGCAATTAGACAAACTCGGATACGACGACGATGATTTGATTTACAAAATAATACAAAAAACTTGGGATAATTTTATTCACGGAAAAATCACCGCTCTTGCAAAAAAATACGAAGTTGAACCGTCCGAAATTCAAGAAACACTGCAGATAGTAAAACAATTAAGTATGTCGCCCGCAAAACAAGAAGAACCCGACGACAACGAACCTATAATTCCCGATTTGACCGTAAGATACCTAAACGGCGAATGGAAAGTGGCGGCAAACGACGGTTTTTTGCCGAATTTGCAGATAAATCAGCAGTATTCCGATATGTTGAAACGGCAATTTAAGGCAGACAGAGATACAAAAGATTTTATTCGCGACAAATACAACAAGGCAGATTGGTTAATCAAAGCGGTCGAACAACGACGAACAACAATGATTGTGGTAATGTATGCAATAATTAAACGTCAAAGCGAATTTTTCACAATGCAAAAAAGCGAGCGGCACCTTGTCCCAATGATACTCTCGGACATAGCCGCCGACACAGGGCTCGACGAATCGACGGTGAGCAGAGCAACAAACAGCAAATACGTAATTACCCCGTTCGGCACTTTTGAAATGAAGTATTTTTTCTCGGAAGTGGTTATAAAAAACAAACAAAGCGAAGACGGCGGGGATATTTCCACTGCAAAAATCAAAGAAAAACTGAAAGAACTCATTGAAGAAGAAGATAAATCCGAGCCGCTTTCGGACGAGCAATTAGCAAAAGAACTCGAAAAAGCAGGGCTTGCCGTTGCCCGAAGAACAGTAGCAAAATATCGAGAACAAATGGAATTTGCTACCGCGCGTTTGAGAAAAAGATATTAA
- the tsaB gene encoding tRNA (adenosine(37)-N6)-threonylcarbamoyltransferase complex dimerization subunit type 1 TsaB, giving the protein MITLGIDTSMSVVSFAVARDGCTLARFNEDVGKNLADKISNIIKELLISANVESSEIERCGIVVGPGSFTGLRVGIAFAKGLFAGADTKIASISSLECIARSSGETGNICVFSDARQGEVFFAKFRNDGEFVRLSDDERILREEALSRREVGDKTIELSDELSLSQTCGETAANIALSCQNLTTIDEVFPNYMQVSYAERCKK; this is encoded by the coding sequence ATGATTACACTCGGAATTGACACGAGTATGTCCGTGGTTTCGTTTGCCGTTGCCAGAGACGGTTGCACTTTAGCGCGTTTTAATGAAGATGTCGGGAAAAATCTTGCGGACAAAATAAGCAATATAATAAAAGAACTTTTAATTTCGGCAAACGTGGAATCGAGCGAAATCGAGCGTTGCGGAATAGTCGTCGGACCGGGGAGTTTTACGGGATTGCGAGTAGGTATTGCTTTTGCCAAAGGGCTTTTTGCAGGAGCAGACACCAAAATCGCCTCAATTTCGTCGCTTGAATGTATTGCAAGAAGTTCGGGAGAAACGGGAAATATTTGTGTTTTCTCGGATGCGCGGCAAGGCGAAGTCTTTTTCGCCAAATTCAGAAATGACGGCGAATTTGTTCGTTTAAGCGATGACGAAAGAATTTTACGCGAAGAAGCGTTATCAAGACGTGAAGTCGGCGATAAAACAATAGAGTTGTCTGACGAATTATCTTTATCGCAAACTTGCGGCGAAACTGCGGCAAATATTGCTTTATCTTGCCAAAACTTAACAACTATCGACGAGGTTTTTCCTAATTATATGCAAGTATCATACGCGGAAAGGTGCAAAAAATGA
- a CDS encoding NirD/YgiW/YdeI family stress tolerance protein has protein sequence MKKRLFFLAFLVCFLFVANIYAEGFTGPRGEANHEGMGRVVTASQAQRLRDDTRVILRGKILRSLGNSRYVFSDDSGEITLEIDQEVWHGLSISENDNVEIYGEIDIKNQDGRGRNVRTVEVDVKSIRKLG, from the coding sequence ATGAAAAAACGTTTATTCTTTTTGGCATTTCTTGTGTGTTTCTTGTTTGTCGCAAACATTTATGCAGAAGGTTTTACAGGTCCCAGAGGCGAAGCTAATCACGAAGGTATGGGGCGCGTAGTAACGGCGTCGCAAGCCCAAAGACTCAGAGATGATACAAGAGTAATTTTACGTGGTAAAATACTTCGCAGTTTAGGAAATTCAAGATACGTTTTCAGCGACGATAGCGGAGAAATCACCTTGGAAATAGACCAAGAAGTTTGGCATGGTTTATCAATAAGCGAAAACGACAACGTAGAAATTTACGGTGAAATAGACATAAAAAACCAAGACGGCAGGGGCAGAAACGTAAGAACCGTAGAGGTTGACGTTAAGTCGATACGAAAACTTGGTTGA